Below is a genomic region from Ziziphus jujuba cultivar Dongzao chromosome 7, ASM3175591v1.
GCTGATGACTTTCTCCCGGTTCTTATATATGTCACGATCAAGGCAAGCTTCCCTTGGTAATATGCCATTCTACTTATCGTTAAAATCTGGTTTTTATATTATCTCACTTTGTTGCAATGGTATAGTTGAAAGTCACAAATTTGTAAGCTTCATGCTTGACATATATGAACTGCTGCATTCTTTTGAAAGCTTTTTagcaaagttgttttctttctGTCTCAGTGATATATCTTTCCATATGTCTGTGATTTTATATCTTATGAGTGGTATTGATTGTCCTTTTGACCTCGTAGAgcaatgttttttgttttttgattacTAGCTAGAAAAGATGATTGATATTCTAGAAATTTCTTTTGGCAAATAGATTTAACATGCTAATTCTCTAAGCACCAACAGGCCAATCCTCCACAGTTGCACTCCAACCTCAAATTTATTCAGTTATACAGAAGGCAGGCAAAACTTGTTTCAGAAGCCGCATTTTACTTCACAAATCTTGTGTCAGCCAAAACATTTATTGTCGACTTAAATGCTAAATCTCTATCTATTGATGAAATTGAATTTGAGGAAAGCATGCAAGCAGCAAGAGAGACTAACAAATTGATACCAGAGGAATTCTTCACCACACAGGAAGTGATGACAACCTCACAAGGTCAAATTGATCCTGGTGCTTCAGCAAGAGTACATCATAAAGAGACAAATGGTGAGCTTCAAACTACAAATTTTTTCTGTAAAATTTACTAGCCTTTTCATTTGACAATTTGTTTACAGGCATGCGTATCCgcatatatatcaaaaataataacactGAAAATTTTGTCATATATTGAATGAGCCATCATGATAGACGGCATGGGTTACCTTTTTTGCTTGTTACATACTGTTCTTTTTATTATGCATCTGGAAAGTGGTAATTATATTCACTCTTAAAATATTAGAGAGCGGATAATTATATTCACTCTTAAACAGGCCCTCAGCAATTCTTGATCTTACGTTGTAGTGTCCATTATCATAGTATATTAGTATCtctattcacccaaaaaaaaaaaggtattagtATCTCTTCCTCTCTGTTCTTAAATGCTAATTTGCAAAACACTTGGCTAGTAGATTAAGGATGAATTCATTGTTTAACATACTAGCATATCTAAAAATGCAATATTCACAGCAGGTGGGTCAAATTACCCTTATATGGAAGCGGAGGCAGGTGACTTAACAGTCAGGGATGTGGAAAGATTACTAAGTCTATACAAGGACGTTGTTACAAAATATACAACTTTGTGCAAGGCTGTTAAAAGTTTTCCTCCCACCAAGACTGAATCCTCCCTTCCTCATTTAGAAGGAAGCAGTATTTTATCGACAAAACCGGAGGAAAATACTGAAAACACTAGAGAATGAGGTAAATGTActtttaatgcatttttttttaactcagcACAGCAGATTACATTCAATGGAAAAATCGCCAAATCTTTGATGTTAGAGTTGTTAAAATTAGAACCATTTGCTATACTGATCATGTCAAAGATAGTAAGTCAGGAACCTTGAGAATACAGtaaacttcctttttttttttttttcctcccaatTTCCTTTCTCATTTCGCTATATACAGGGACAAAACATAGATAGCTCTCAATACACTCGAAAAGGGAGGATAAGGTCTTAAAAACAATTGACAACCTCCTTGAAACCCATCTCTAAACCCTAAACTAAAAAGAAAGACTTTACATTCACAACAAAACAAAAGTGCACTTAACGTACACCAAAGGTCAAGGGGAACGAAGAAGCTAGTCCAACCCCATCTGTTGCTGTTGCTTTACCCCTGCAAGATGTGTTACTATTGGGTGAATTACTATTGGCTTCCTTGGTAGATTCCCCAACACTTTGACATTTA
It encodes:
- the LOC107409784 gene encoding vacuolar protein sorting-associated protein 9A isoform X1 — protein: MEASSASSSSSSVTFYDFLDRMRNPASLDLVRSIKSFIVSFSFYAANPDNDAKKVQEFFTTMEDTIRDHPIWAGATDEEVDSAMEGLEKYVMTKLFYRTFASSPGDIKLDLEISEKIQLLQTFLKPEHLDIPSVLRNDASWLLAEKELQKISAFKAPREKLLCIINCCKVINNLLLNAAMSENHVLAGADDFLPVLIYVTIKANPPQLHSNLKFIQLYRRQAKLVSEAAFYFTNLVSAKTFIVDLNAKSLSIDEIEFEESMQAARETNKLIPEEFFTTQEVMTTSQGQIDPGASARVHHKETNAGGSNYPYMEAEAGDLTVRDVERLLSLYKDVVTKYTTLCKAVKSFPPTKTESSLPHLEGSSILSTKPEENTENTRE
- the LOC107409784 gene encoding vacuolar protein sorting-associated protein 9A isoform X2 — protein: MEASSASSSSSSVTFYDFLDRMRNPASLDLVRSIKSFIVSFSFYAANPDNDAKKVQEFFTTMEDTIRDHPIWAGATDEEVDSAMEGLEKYVMTKLFYRTFASSPGDIKLDLEISEKIQLLQTFLKPEHLDIPSVLRNDASWLLAEKELQKISAFKAPREKLLCIINCCKVINNLLLNAAMSENHVLAGADDFLPVLIYVTIKANPPQLHSNLKFIQLYRRQAKLVSEAAFYFTNLVSAKTFIVDLNAKSLSIDEIEFEESMQAARETNKLIPEEFFTTQEVMTTSQGQIDPGASARVHHKETNGGSNYPYMEAEAGDLTVRDVERLLSLYKDVVTKYTTLCKAVKSFPPTKTESSLPHLEGSSILSTKPEENTENTRE